The Salvia miltiorrhiza cultivar Shanhuang (shh) chromosome 2, IMPLAD_Smil_shh, whole genome shotgun sequence DNA window attattaatgttatcttttaagttatgaaaatattacattctaaaaaaaaagttatgaaaatattaCACATTTTGTTATAGCTGTATGATATAAAAAGACATTCAacttcaaaattataaattacttatactttttaataatttagttaaataactaTTACCAAAACTAGTATAGAATAACGAAATGATAGCGGTATGTAAAATCTCTCCTCCTTTCAATGGGCTTGAATAACTAACGTGACAGCTCATATATCAATCTTAATTGGGCTTATAACTGTTCAATCGTGGCCCAAAAAAGTTCCCAATAAAACTCTGCAGAAATGCAGTGCtttgaaattgaattgaattcAATTCAGATAACGCAAAACCCTACTGCAGCAATAAACCATGGGAATTCTCTCTTGGTTCAGCGGAGGGAGCAACAACACATCTAAAAAGGAGCAACCCGCTCCAGCCTCAAAACCCGGACCGAAGCCCGAACCCGCGGAGGCCCCCGGCATGAACGGCGCGGTGGAGGTCCCCCGACCCGACGCCGATATCTCGGTTTTCGAGTTCGGTTCGGTGGCCGCCTCCGCCGATAAGGTGACGCTGGCTGGCTACTGCCCCGTCTCCGACGAGCTCGAGCCCTGCCGCTGGGAGATTCTGCCGGCGAGTGGTTCCGACGCGCCGCAGTTCCGGGTGGTGTTTTGAGTTAGTTGTGGAAGGCTAATTGAGAGATGagttccatattttttttttctgtcattTTGCGTTGTAAAATATTTTCAACTTACTTGGGAATTTTTTTCGCAAATTCTATCTAATTAGGATTCTCTTGATTATTATGTCTGGTGATTCTTTGTGTTTGGTGTGATTAAATTTTCGAGCTTTTCTCTGATTGGTTGATTGGTTGTGATTAGCATGATGTTTATTGGACtttgttttcttaatttttgtctAATTGGCCTCAAATCCTGCATATAGTTTTAATAGACTGAACATGAGATTTTGGTTAGTGCATATGCTCTTAAACAGAGCATCTGATATAGATACTTTCTTTAGAGGATAGTttagataaatataaataatacaatacaaaattgattgaataattttaaatatgttCCATAGATGTTATTTGATGGAGATAAGGAAAAAGCTTAGTCTATTGAGCTGTTTGTTTGATCTATTTACGTTGTGTTTTTAATATTCGAGTCAATCTCTTgatttatttgtaaaatgagtttttttgatttttttattttttttttgattttttttttgtattttcacTTGTGGGGTTTTGATGAGGCCAGCCTAAACTTTGCGTTCTGTTTACTACTCTAGTCTCTCTATCTTATAATTATTGCCTTTGTTAGCCTCGAAGATTGTGTATCACTTGAGTATTTGAGTGTATGTTTTGCCTGTTTCTATTAGAGTTTGGATTCTGGCGCTGGATAACTAATTCTAGGATATACTTCCTCCACCACGATATAGTAGTAGGAACTATAATTTTACGTATGATTCGTGTACTCACGATCTATTTCGGatatcaaataaatatatacaaaagTCATTATATAGAAACGATAATATAGAAATGTAAATATATTGATTTAgctttaagaataaaattttaaaaagaagaatttatattgattttaatataaatttgtagatgaataattagttaGATTTCGTAACAATCATGTTAAAGCGTTCCAACAAATAGAATTTGATTTATAATTCTAAcaaacaaaattttaaatacgatttaaatttatttaatttttagttatGTGTGTGtaggaattatttatttatgtaaactCATTTGTTTATCTTTTCTTAATTAGATTTAAGAAAActcatttatatataatattatatttttttaattataaaatatatcatgttCCATGCATCGCATGAGAGTGCGTACTAGTTTCTTCTTATTTGTAAGAATAACTAGTACATccgtccgtgcgatgcacgacgagtatcgaaattaaataatatttttaaaaataaataaataaataaaattattaaacgGGAACAAAATATAAGcaaatgtgaattttttttgtaaaataaaataatccacaccATTTACACAATAAATAATATGAagctaaaaatatataaattttaacttTGTACTTTCAATAGTATGATTTTCAGAACTGATGACAAACATAACCATAATTTTATTGGAATATATAGTAAAGATGGTACATATTGACAATATTTATTCTTCAGGTAAGAATGTACAGCATCTTTCATATGCCAAATAAGAATTTTTGAGCAATCACAGCTTGTTGGGTGTAAGGTCACTACAAATATGTGGTGCTTAAAATATTAGCTCATAGTCTCTTGCAATTGTTTCTTCAAGAACTGGAGAACATAATATTCctatattttctaattttttgaaTTGACACTTTACATGTAAATtagatattttctttttaatacttgtcgtgaaataaaataaaaacaacaaTACTTTCATCAAGCTGGAAAAATTGAGACTTCATTAGAGAATCAAAGAAATATAGAAGCAGCCATTAATTACTTCCAATCATCCTGATGCAGATTTCTTGCATTGACACCTTATATAACTTCAAATTAAGAAAAACCAAACCATAAAAACTCCAAAAGAACACAATTCAAGTACTAATATATTCTGATTTTGTGCATAGCCCAGAAATTTAACCACAATGACTTTCTTCCAATACACACAACAAACACGTACAaacatatatgtatgtatgggTGAATTTttttgtatagcttattttgtAATCTATTTTTCATTACTCAAAAGCCCTTAGAAATCAATTTCACATAATCTTTGAATTGCTCCATAAATCTTTTCATCTATTCTCATTTGCTCCAGAACTAAAATCACCCATACCCACAGATCAAATAGGATACACAATCGACTAAAGCAGCGCTTGTGTTGCAAATTCAGAAGTTCTAAAGTAAATGTTATTTTAAGCATTAATTCATCAAAACGAAGTTgcgaaaaattaagaaaattacaGCTGGGGAAGAACAAAATCTGATGAACAGCTAGAACCATATTGTTCACCAATGAGGCGAGCAGTGGGGTCGTCAGAGTCGTACTCTTGATTGAGGCAAATTATGTAGTGACGCGTCTCGATCTGGCTGGTGAGATCGCATTGTAGATGGCGAAGGAACATTTATACTGACTCACTTTTAGGTGAATTGAGGAGAAACAGAATGGAGAACTGAGGACTTTGTAGAAATGGTGGAAACTCATTTTGTTTCACTTTTGTATATGATCTTATCCAAATACCTCGACCAGATTTGATCTGCTAATAGGGAGCTGAGAAAAAAACTGGCAAACGAAATTAGCAGAAGCTTCTtgacaacacacacacacacaaaacgaCATAAGAATATGTGATTGTACCTACTTTTTGTCCAGCCTAAGATAGTCAACTAAAATGATGATTGTTATGCTTATATGTGTGTAATAGATCATGTTTTTCGTGTGTGTTTGTATGTGAGAAAAGTAGGAAATAAAGGAGAGTGGCTATATTTGCAGCAATGGGCAACAATAGATTGATTCTTTAACACTGAAAATGTGTAAATTGGAAACTATTGAAAAAGAGTTTATTCAATACAGTAAAGAACAAAAATACTTATGActcaaataaattttttagcTCTATTATGACATTCTTTCATTTCTAGTAATTGAATAAGGTTGCAATAAGATTAGAAAGAAACAACATCCTGTTAAATTCATAATTCCAATTCAAAGTAATTAACTTTACAAAATAAGCCCTCTTCTCAAGTTGCAAAGGAAACATGTGAAGAAGCTTATTGATAATCAAAGAAATCCataattaaacataaatctACCTTCCATCCAATATTATATGGATCCAAATGGAGCCTCATCAAGATGTAGGCAATTTCTAGTTGAGTAAAACAACAACATAAATGTATGAGAAAAGAACTCAAGGCCTCTGATGACAACCCGTAAAAAGAAGACGACAAAGTAAATTGATAACTACCTTTCCAGACAGTGATTCTCAAAATCTCAATGCCTCTAATGACAACCCATGAACATACTCATTCAAGCACATCTGAAGCAAATGCAATAACTATAAGAAAATTAAGCAAAAAAAAGACATAAATCAAAATGATTTGGATAATTGCATAAAGATTTCATCAaagagaatataaataaaaaatatttggaGTATACTAAAAAATCACTCAGAGAAAATGAATGCTAGATGACGATAACTCAACGGTCACTCAGATAATATTGAGATCAATAGAGTGAAAACCACACATCAAATAATATTAAAACTGCTTATATTCAAATTGCTCAATTTTATTGCCAATAATTACAAACTATAAGCACATAAGAATCAATCATTAGAGGGACATATGGACACTTCCTCAATCATTTAAAGGAGTAGAATACACACATAAAGCACAATTTTTCAACTTTATGCTCcaaaaaatcattaaaacatAAGTCCAACAATTCAGTGTAAAGAGTGAAACACTTCTAAAAAGAGCACTGAAATAAAAGAGATAATATAACCCTCGAACCATAGCTGCCGCTGGTGCATAGAAATACACCAAAACGCGGCACCCTTCCAAACGGCGAATCCGCCGCACGTGGAGGGCTGCATTGGCCCAAGAGTTCTACGTTGCAGTATTTTAATGATAAACATTGAACCACCATGTTCCATTGTTGTTTTCAAACCAAAATCCAATCTTGGTTTCAAAAAcccaatttcaaaatttcaacctATTTTCTATCATTTTGGTGGCATGGCCGAGCGGTTCCAATTTTAATTAACccataaaaaattgaaattgaaattagtACCAACACTTTTAGAACCACTGCTTTAAAATTTTCGATACAATGGCCCTCAACGTATTGATTGATAGAATAGAAACAGAGAGAGATGAAGAAACTGATTACTTTTGTTTTTACCGTTTCGGGTGATGTTGGTTTGAGGCGACCGCGCTACGGCGGCAGTTGAGGACCGAGAAATGGCGGCCGAGTCTTCGATTGAGTTTGGTGAGCGATGGAACGGCGAGCAGCGGTTATGGAATCTGGAAAAGAGAAGAGAGTTGACAAAAAGGGTTTCAGATATTGGGAAAATTTCCTTAAAATCGTGGGAGAAGAATCATAAAGaatagaaatagagagagatatgaagaaACTGATTGATTTGCATTTACCGTTTTGGGCGACGTTGggctgaggcggcggcggttaGTGACCGAGAAATGGCGGCCTAGTGTTCGATTGAGTTTGGTGAGCGATGGAGCAACGAAGAGCGGTTATAGAGAGaagagaattgaggaaaatgatTTCAGATAATGAGAGTTTTTGGAAGAAGAATTGAATCTTGATTAATGGAGTAATAGTTAGAGAGAACGTGGGAGAGATAAAATTTGGCGCTAAAAttttacccttttttttttttgagagaaacaAGAGGATAGCTTTATTGATCACATGAACATGGTAAATGGAGATGACCCACCACAAAGGCCGGAGGTTCATCCTGATGTGTACTAATATCCCTCGCCGCTTTCGCTAACGAATGAGCGATAGCATTGAAATCTCTTTTAACATGACGAAGACGGATTCCCGGAAGCAAAGCTAAGTCATCACGGCACCATCTAGCAATAGCTCCAATCTCAGAAATGTTCCTAGTGCTCGACTGGATGACGTCGCAAGCTCTCTTACAATCAGAATGAATCCATCCCTGCCCAAAACCCAGATCCTTGATCCACGACAACGCCTCCTTGATGCCAATAATCTCTCCCTCCTCAACACTACTTGCAGCCGGAAGTTTGAGAGTTATGCCCACAACAAAATCCCCAGCATCATTCCTAATGACCATGCCAATCCCCATATGTTGGCTGCCATTGAAGAAGGCTGCATCGACGCCACAGATGATAGAGCCCTGCGGGATTGGATGCCACCCAAGACAGAGATCAGCCGACGTGGGTGGAGTCGTGTTCCGAGCAGAAAGGGTTTGAGCCAGAGTCCATTCTTTCCTGCTCTCAAACGCCATAAGAACAGCTCGAGCAGGGTTCGGATGAGAGCTCGAGCAGGGTTCGGATGAGAGCTATTCCATACGACGCCATTACGCTCTTTCCATATTTGCCAAAGAACCATGCAGATGTTTGCCCGGAGCTCATCAACATTTCCCTCAAGAATGAGGAAGAGGGCTTGAGTGAAGGACTCGCTCCTACTAGTAATGGAAGTGATGGCCGAATGCATTCCACTCACCCGCTAGCAATCCTCAGCAAAATAACAGTGGAAAAAAATGTGCCACAAGTTCTCGAAACCAACATTGCAGATCGGGCACTCACCCCCAACTTGAATGCTACGAGAAAGAAGATTCGCCTTAGTCGGGAGATTGTTCCGCGCCGCCCGCCAGAGAAAATTCCGGACTTTGGGAGGGACGTCAGTTTTCCAAAGTTTGCTCCAATGACCCTTCACACCGTGAGCATCATCGATCGTTAGAGCACTCGCCTACTTATACGCAGACTTGACCGTATACATCCCACTATCAGAGAAGTGCCATATGAGCTTGTCCGGGTCTGGATTCGGAGGGATGGGGATTCTAACAATACTCCGAACATCAGCCGCGTCCACCACATCGTTCAAAGCAACCACATTCCATCTGCAAGAATTTTCAATCTTAAAATCAGAGACTCTCACATCTTCCATACCAGGCGGGCAGGCCGTGGATATAAAGAAATTCTCCTCCCTTCTCAACCACGGTTCAGTAAAGAACCGAACCCTGCTATCTCTACCAATTCGCCAGCGAGTTCCTCTTCGAACCAAAGTTTGCGCCGAGTGAATACTCCTCCAAACATAGCTTGGATTGTGGCCCACATTAGCACTTAGAAAATCGCCTCTTGGGAAATATTTAAACTTTAGAACTCTACACATGAGAGCATCTGGATCATCAATAAGGCGCCAACCCGTTTTCCCAAGCATAGTAGTGTTGAGTAATTGGAGACTTCGAAAACCCATTCCTCCGACCTTCTTATCGACACATAACCTCTCCCACTTCATCCAGTTTATGCCCTTACCCGTGCCTCCTTTGTTTCCCCACCAAAAAGTGTTCATGAGACGCTCCATGTCGTCCGTAAGACCTGTAGGTAAAGCAAAAATCGACATGCAATACGAGGGAATAGCTTGCGCAACTCCTTTAATGAGGATTTCTTTACCGGCTTTTGAGAGCTTTTTCCCATTCCAACCTTGAATGCGGTTCCACAACCTATCACGAAGGTATTGAAagatttctttcttctttcgacCAATGAGGGAAGGAAGCCCCAGATACCGCCCTGTGTTGAGAGGCGTGGAAACACCCAAAAGAGCCGCAGCAGCTCCACGATCCCTCTCTGAGGCATTCGAGCTAAAGAAGATCCCTGACTTTTGGTAATTAATGGCTTGCCCCGAGGCCTCTTCATAACTCTCCAAAACTCGCTTAAGAGCAGCACACTCTTGAATAGTGGCACGGCAGAAGAAGATGCAATCGTCGGCGAACATCAGATGATTTCCTTTCCTTTTATCACTTTTCGTAGTTGCATACTTGCATAAATATGGCAACCCTCTGGGCCGGCCCAATacctatttttattattcacaatataataatataaactatattactccctccgtccacgaaagaacttcctatctttcctttttgggacgtccacaaaagaacttcctacctatttttggactataccccaccacttataatcattttacttttcacttttcacaactcccaatattaattataacttcctttcaccactcccaatacactcaactactccctccgtcccattaaagttagctacatttcctttttgggcgtcccactaaagttggccactttctaaaaatggaaatatttatttaagttaaatccaattaattcatttaattaaaatttgctaattaaatataaactctctttatttaaaaacacacacacaaaacacacactaacacacgcacacagcaACCCCCATCCCCCAGCACCCcacccccttctctcttcttcttcggcGGCCGACCTCGTCGCCGGCGGCCGCCCCGTCCCCTGACCTCCCTCTTACTCTCCCTCGCCTCTGCTCTCTCAGGATCTGGCCCTCCACCTAGCGGCTAGCGCCGCTCCACACCTCCATTTCTTCCACCCGCGCCGCCTtcctccacctccgcctcccTCCACCTAGCGTCGCTCCACAGTCTCCATTTGGGGCTAGGGCTCTCCGCCTCTCCAatttggggctagggctttGCCTTCGCCGCCGATTTGGGCTAGGGCTTTGCCGCTCCGCCTCTCCAGTCGGCTGCATCTGCGatttggggctagggctttgccgccgccgccgatttgCCTCTCCAGGCAGCGCCGCTTCCTTCGGGTTTGGAGATTGAGGGGATTTCGCTGCGATTTGGGCGAGCGGCTGAAAATCGAAGCTTGGGTCCGCCGATTTGGGGGTGAGCGATTGAGTGTCGATTGGGTTAtctctttcatttttttggtttttagCTGAAAATTGAAGCTTGGTTTGGGTGAGGAAGGTGATGCGAAGCTTGGATTAATTTTTGATTGAAGCCTTTTTTTGGCTTTGGCTGAAAATCGAAGCCTAGCTTTAATGGGGCGCCGAAGCTCGCCTGTCGTTGATTCGCCTGTGAAGGTGAAGTCTGGTTTGGGTGAGGGGCGAGCGGCGACCACCGGCGCCGGCgatagggatggcagtggatcttggacccggtccaaaTCCGtgca harbors:
- the LOC131012513 gene encoding uncharacterized protein LOC131012513; this encodes MGILSWFSGGSNNTSKKEQPAPASKPGPKPEPAEAPGMNGAVEVPRPDADISVFEFGSVAASADKVTLAGYCPVSDELEPCRWEILPASGSDAPQFRVVF